The genome window TGCCCGAAAGCATAATGCCGGTTTGCCCAGTAGCCCGAAATTCCGCGTCGATCCCGCGCTGCTGTAGTCCACGGCTTATCGCCAATGCGGCGTACTTTTTGCCAAGCGCGCAGTCCGTGCCGACGGTAAGTATCCGGCGTCCCGATCGTCGTAGGCCGCTAGCAATCGGGATATCGGAAGGGGGGATGCGTACGTTGATTAAGCGACCTCCAGTACGCGCGGCAGTGACTACCAATGCTCCTATGTCGCTCAAGGACACGTGCATCCCAGAGACAATATCCAATCCCGCCTCAAGAGCTGCTACCAAAGCAGGTACCCAGTGGATGGGAATGCCGCCGCCTGGTGCCGCCACGCCAATTACCAGCGCCGTGGCCCCACGTGCGGCGGCTTCCTCCGGCGATAGCGTCGACAGGCCCGTGCTAACTGTTGCCCCTTCAAGACGTAATTCGCCTAAGCAGCGGTCAGTGGCCCAGTCGCGGAGGCCAAAGGCTGTTTTGGCGTAACCTGGTTCAGTGACATCTCCTAGAAACAGCAAGTAACGGGCGGCTTCAAGGTGCATGTTTCGCTGTTGGTTGCTCATCAATACTCCCTGGTAATCGTGAAGCCTATCGTTCGCGGTATGATCACGCCAGTGTTGACCGCACCGCCAGGTGCAATAAAATTGCCATTCGCGGTTCGTGCGGAAGTCGAGATCTTGCCATCGCCATTTCCTAGGTTTTTCCCAAACACTTCGACCGTCCACGCACCAACTTCCACACCTGCATGAGCGTCGACCACATTGTAGGAGGGAATCTCTCGCTGACGTCCATTTGTACTTCGATAGTCGGCGTCAAATGCGCCATGCTGTCCTGATACTCGCCTAAGTGAAGCCCCTGCGAATGCCGGCGTTGTGTCTCCAATGGCCCAACGGTAGTCTGCCATTAGTGATGCCGTGTATTTTGGCGAGAAGGGGAGGCGGTCGCCTTTTACGCCGCCCACTACAAGTGGAGTATTGCCGTCAAGTCGCGCCTTGTTCCATGCACCGTTGGCCGACAATCGCAGACCCCGCAATGGCCGATAGCCAGCCGTGATTTCCAAGCCATCCGCAGTCGCGCCTGTGCCATTAGTATTTACTCCAAAGCCGTTAACCACGGCCAGCAACTGAATGTCTTTCCACTTGATATGGTAGGCCGATAGATCGACTGACAAACTGCCGTCGGCACTCTGAGTCTTGAGGCCTGCCTCGTAGCTCATTACGCTATCTGAAGCATAGGTTGCTGGAGTGCCTACTGGCGCGCTTGGCGGCAGTACATTGGGGCCACCAGGACGGAAGCCTTTGGCGGCGCGTGCATAGACCGCGCTACGAGGACCCAATTTTCGCTTTAGCGCTACCGCGTAGGTAAAAACACCTTCCGAAGAGTCGGCGTTTGAGTCAGCTATACCACCGGCCAGGATACCGTCCGTAAGTTGGCGAGCGTCTTGTTCATTGCGACTGTAGCGGCCACCGACGTCGAGGTCGTAGTCTTGACCAAGATGCAGCGTCGCGTTTCCGAATACCGCGAGCTCCCGGTAAGTCGAGCCAAGGCGCAAATCTGCTAGCAACGGAAGGCTTCCGATGGGCGTTAATGTACCTTGAGCTACTGGATGATAGCGTTGGGTTAGTTCGGCATCTTCGTTGGTGTAGTACAAGCCCGTTAACCAGTCTACAGCCCCGCCGCTATTAGAACTCAGACGTAGCTCTTGCGTAAATTTCTCAAGCTCAAGTTCCTGTCCAAGGAACATGTCGTTTGGAACACCAAACACGTTCTGAACTACACTACTCAAGTTATAGCTTACGTCTTCTCGAGCGTACTGCTTTTGAGTGGCGTAGCTAGTGGAGGAGGTCAGAGTGATTGCACCAAGGTTCCAGTTAGCTGTGCCGTTGGAAACACGATAATGAATGTCGCGCCTACTCGGCACAAACTGTGAAAAACTCGGACGACCGTACAGGGTCTTCAGAGTGTTCGAGTCACTTTCGACCGAAGTCGGACCGTCAGTTGAGATGTTCTGCGCCAGAGTCGACAGGCGCAAGTTAAAATCAGCACTTGGCTTATACAAAAGCGAGGCGCGCCCCCCGTAATTTCGAGCCTCGTTAATATTTGACGCACGGTCCGATCCCTCGGTCCCGATCGAGTCGATGAAGCCCGGCTGCCTCAGGTAGGATCCAGAGATCCGTAAGGCCAAGGTGTCGCTAACTGGCGTGTTGACTACCAGGTTTGAGCGCCAGCCAGTGCCGCCACCGTCGACCGTGGCCGCGCCCACACGAGCGCGCAGGGAGAACTCGCTCAGCTCTGGTGCGTTGGTCACGAATTTTACAAGGCCACCTAGCGAGCTAGCACCATACAGTGCTCCTTGTGGTCCACGTAAGACTTCGATGCGGGCCAGGTCGAAGGTGTCGAAGTCGCCTGCTAGTGTAGCGCCATTAGCCAAGCCGCTACTGGAGCCGAATGGGGTCTCGTCGAGGTAAACCGCTACCGTCGAGGCCACTCCGCCGGTGTCTAGCCCGCGTAATACCAGACGTCCTTCTCCTGGCGTGCTTTGGACTATGTTTAGACTTGGAACCAGCTTGAGGTAGTCGGCAAAGCCTGTGGTCTGTTGTTTTTCCAGGACGTCACCTCCAACTACCGACATCGATTGGGGCACATCGACTGCTGTCTGGGCACGTTTCTGCGCGGTGACGACCACCTGCTGCACATCTTCGCGCGTGGTTTCCTGCCCGCTTGCCCACGCGGCGGATACCGCCAGAGCCATTGTGCTCATCGCGATCGAAGTAATGCTGATCCGAGTGATCGACCTAGGCAGTTGCGTTTTCATTTAAGTCTCCTGTTTGTTGTCGTTGTTCGTGCTTCATGCTTTCGCGTTACTTTGAACACTGGCGGAAAAACGGTCGTGGTGCATTTTGCTGTTGAGGCGCCAAAGCAGGGCCGCAGCAAGTGCCGCAAGGAGGGCCAGCAACGCAAAAAATGTACTCGGCGCTACGTGGCTCCAGAGGCTGCCTACGATGCCCGCCGAAAGGCTGCCAGCAAAAGTGACTAGAAACCATGCCGCAACCGTGGTGCTGCCAAGGTGACGCGGCGCCAACCTAGCAAACAAGCCCAAGCCTGTCGGGAGGATGAAGAGTTCGCCAAACGTAAGCACCAGGAAGAAAAGCGCTAGCCAGAACCAACTAGTAAGTGCTCCGCTCGCGTTCCAGCTCGACGCAGCAAGCAGTAGGTAAGCGGCGCTGACAATTAGAGCGCCGCAGGCCATGCGTCGCACTGGAGCCTGAGTCTGGCCTGTGGCGGCACGCCGATGCCAGTACGCCAGCAGCGGTGGCGTGATAAGCATCACAAACAGCGGATTAAGTGATTGGAACCAAGTCATCGGGATCGGGAAGTCACCCGCATATCGGTCGACACCGCTGTCCGCCCACAAAGCTACTGTGTTACCGACCTGCTCATATGCGGCCCGAAATACTGTTACTGCGATTCCGATACCGACGAGGACTGTTATCGTTTCGCGCGCCATGCTGCTTGAAAATGGAGCATCCGCGCTCTGTTGACGTGATTGATCAGGTGGCAAGTAACGCTGACCAGCGACGTAAATAACAAGACCCGCCAGCATTCCCATGCCAGCAAGGCCAAAGCCATAATGCCATCCATACAACTCGCCAACGGTACCGCATGCTAGAGGCGCTAAGAAGCCGCCAATATTAATACCTACGTAGTAGACGTTAAAGGCCCAGCTACGGCGAGCATCGCCACATGAGTAGAGGTCACCCACTTGACTGGGTAACGACGGCAGGAAGAGCCCGTTGCCGAGGGCGATTGTGGCTAGCGCGAAGTAGAACCATGCTTCAAAGGCCATCATGAAGTGGCCGATTGCCATGATCGAAGCACCAATGACGATCGCGCGCCGCTTACCTAACCAGCGGTCGGCTAGCACTCCGCCGAGAATCGGCGTGAAATAGGCACATGCCGTATAGGCACCGTAGACGAATGAGGAGTGGGCCTGATCTAGGAGTAACTGCTTCGTCATGTAATACACGAGTAGGGCCCGCATACCGTAGTACGAAAACTGTTCCCACATATTTGTCAGAAACAGCACGGTAAGGCCGCGTGGATGCCCAAACCAGGTAGCGCGCGCTTTCATGTGGAAGCTCCACCCCAAACTTCAGCTCCCGCCCAAATCTTGCCGCCAGAGTAAGCGACACCGGGATGGCGATCGCGAGCGAGAAATATTGGGCCATCAAGATCGACTACATCGCATTCCTGACCTAGCACGAAGCTCGGGGCCATGGCCAAACTCGAGCCTCCCATGTTTCCGACCATGACTTGTAAACCGAGGCGTCGTGCCTCCTGCGCCATCATCAGACCCTCGGTCAGCCCGCCACATTTGTCGAGTTTGATGTTTATGACGTCGAATCGGCCTACGGCTCCCTCTACATCATCGAGCGATAGGATACTTTCGTCACCGGCAATCGGAATCGGCGAGCGCAAACCGTCGAGGTCGGCCTCGCGGCCGCGCGCCAGGGGTTGCTCTAGCAAAGCAACCCGCTGTGCCTGCAGGCCGGCGATTAGCGCATCAAGTTCCTTTTCCTGGAAGCCTTGGTTGCCGTCTACTCCGATCCAGACGTCAGGACGTGCGGCGCGTACGGCTTCCACACGGGCAAGGTCGAGGTCTAGTTCGCCAGTTAACTTGATCTTGATGTTGCTGGCTTGGGTGTAACAACGCGCGGTCTCGCCCATGGCGCCCGGTTCGTCCGCACCGATGGTAAAAGTGGTACGTAGCGGCCGTGGCGCACTCTTGCCAGCCAGTCGCCACACCGGGATCCCAATTCGCGCGGCTTCCAGCTCCCATAATGCGCAGTCGACGGCATTTCGAGCGCCTCCTGGCGGCAGCATATGGCGCAGCTCTTCACGACTCGGATACTCGGCGATCAACGTAACGGCGTTGTCCAATACCTTGAGCATAGCGGAAGCATTGTCGCCTAGGTAGTAGACGCCTCCGCCTTCGCCGCGCCCTCGGTACTCACCATCGCTTAAAGTGACCAAAACGACTTCGAAGGCATCGAACACATAGCCAGAGATGCGGAAGGGCTTCTGGAGGGGCAGCTTTTCGGCTTTAACGGTAACTTTAAGGCGTGCCATTAGTAGCTCACCGACATGGAAAACAAGTTGAAAGCTGCTAAAAGGTACGTAAGCAGTAGCGTTGCGGCGAGAAAAAGTACGCTCCAAATCTTGCGCGTATAACCTTGCCCATGCTTAAAAGCAAGCTGCAGGTTACGCGTACTAGCCACCAGCCCTGTGAGGAATGTGATCAAGCCCCCGATTTGCAGAATCCACATCCACGAGTCAAGCACGTCGGTGGCATTATCTAAAGTTGCCTCGAGACTCGCAACGATGCCTCCCCAGCCAGCCAGTACAACGAGGCAGGCAATAGCACTCAACTGAACTGCGAGCGCAACTTTCCGCGCGTGACCTTGCAAGTGGTGCGCTAGCCTGTGGCGCCGTCGAACAATCCAGCCTACAGGCATGCTCAGAGCAGTTAGCAACATCACTACAATACTGGCGCCTCCGATGGGCAGTATCCAGGCGCTGTTCCTTAATGCTGGCACACGATCAAAGACCATGAACGGTGACATGAAGTCCATACTCCAGCGAACCACCCGGTCACCGACAACCTTGGCTGCAATGCGATCTTCGCCATTGCGGTCGCGCCAAATAAAAGGAGCGATTTCCACCCATTCGCGCGGACGCTGATTGGGGCCGAGCAGGGCCGGAATGAGCAATTCACCCTTATCATTGAGTTGGACTTTCACTTGACCAAACAGATTGAACAAAGAGAAGAAGCTGGACTCGGAACGTCGACTGCTTTCCCAAGTTCCGACCATCATTTGAGCGTGCCGCTTTGCTTGTGATTCTTCGACTTGGCCGTCATTTGGCGCGGTATCTGGAAAATACCGATCAGCGAAATCGTGGAAAATTGCATTGCGAAGAGTGTTCGAAGCGTCTTCCCGTCCTCCACTATTTACGGACAGGTAAAGACCTACGCCTTCGTTCATAAAGAGGTGTAGCGCAGTGTGGAATGCTTCGGTGTCGCCAAGGTGAGCGATTACCTTACGGCCATTGACATTTGTGTCGAAAAATCCAAGCTGCATTCGGTTGAGCGGCGGCAGCAGAGAGGCCGGGTTCACTTTCTCTAGCGAACTGTCGTGCATTAGAGCGGTCGTTTCGGTGGATAAGATGCGTCGACCATTGAATTCGCCGCCCTGGAGGTGAGCGATCATGAAATTTGCCATGTCCACGCCACTGGCGGACATGGCTCCTGCTGGCGCTGGGTTGACGATTTCAAAACCTAGGGATGGCTGGCCGGGCTTCGCGT of Massilia sp. KIM contains these proteins:
- a CDS encoding peptide MFS transporter, whose amino-acid sequence is MKARATWFGHPRGLTVLFLTNMWEQFSYYGMRALLVYYMTKQLLLDQAHSSFVYGAYTACAYFTPILGGVLADRWLGKRRAIVIGASIMAIGHFMMAFEAWFYFALATIALGNGLFLPSLPSQVGDLYSCGDARRSWAFNVYYVGINIGGFLAPLACGTVGELYGWHYGFGLAGMGMLAGLVIYVAGQRYLPPDQSRQQSADAPFSSSMARETITVLVGIGIAVTVFRAAYEQVGNTVALWADSGVDRYAGDFPIPMTWFQSLNPLFVMLITPPLLAYWHRRAATGQTQAPVRRMACGALIVSAAYLLLAASSWNASGALTSWFWLALFFLVLTFGELFILPTGLGLFARLAPRHLGSTTVAAWFLVTFAGSLSAGIVGSLWSHVAPSTFFALLALLAALAAALLWRLNSKMHHDRFSASVQSNAKA
- a CDS encoding DUF1611 domain-containing protein is translated as MSNQQRNMHLEAARYLLFLGDVTEPGYAKTAFGLRDWATDRCLGELRLEGATVSTGLSTLSPEEAAARGATALVIGVAAPGGGIPIHWVPALVAALEAGLDIVSGMHVSLSDIGALVVTAARTGGRLINVRIPPSDIPIASGLRRSGRRILTVGTDCALGKKYAALAISRGLQQRGIDAEFRATGQTGIMLSGSGIPIDAVVSDFVAGAAELLSPAANPDHIDVIEGQGSLFHPAYAGVSLGLLHGSQPDMFIVCHAPQRQHLLGFPTIPVPSLEAVIAQTTVLGRVTNPAIRCVGIALNTGGMSQEAADAEITALAARLPFPVSDPLRGGPSFERLLDACVA
- a CDS encoding serine hydrolase, whose translation is MSILKTLLLITLCLGGTAMGRPQVDQASTIPPPTLATDTPSVNTPSKGTQTSAFSSKTGEASPLDKADVDSWLDGYLPFALNTSDIPGAVVVVVKDGAILTVRGFGYADVEKALPVDGKRTLFRPGSVSKLVTWTAVMQLVEQGRLDLDADINRYLDFKIPPRAGKPVTMREMMMHTAGFEESAKYLLVYDKSNFIPLSRLMKKRVPERIFDSGTTPAYSNYATALAGYVVERISGISFDDYVEQRIFAPLEMRTATFRQPLPAGLAPLMAKGYAKPGQPSLGFEIVNPAPAGAMSASGVDMANFMIAHLQGGEFNGRRILSTETTALMHDSSLEKVNPASLLPPLNRMQLGFFDTNVNGRKVIAHLGDTEAFHTALHLFMNEGVGLYLSVNSGGREDASNTLRNAIFHDFADRYFPDTAPNDGQVEESQAKRHAQMMVGTWESSRRSESSFFSLFNLFGQVKVQLNDKGELLIPALLGPNQRPREWVEIAPFIWRDRNGEDRIAAKVVGDRVVRWSMDFMSPFMVFDRVPALRNSAWILPIGGASIVVMLLTALSMPVGWIVRRRHRLAHHLQGHARKVALAVQLSAIACLVVLAGWGGIVASLEATLDNATDVLDSWMWILQIGGLITFLTGLVASTRNLQLAFKHGQGYTRKIWSVLFLAATLLLTYLLAAFNLFSMSVSY
- a CDS encoding TonB-dependent receptor, which codes for MKTQLPRSITRISITSIAMSTMALAVSAAWASGQETTREDVQQVVVTAQKRAQTAVDVPQSMSVVGGDVLEKQQTTGFADYLKLVPSLNIVQSTPGEGRLVLRGLDTGGVASTVAVYLDETPFGSSSGLANGATLAGDFDTFDLARIEVLRGPQGALYGASSLGGLVKFVTNAPELSEFSLRARVGAATVDGGGTGWRSNLVVNTPVSDTLALRISGSYLRQPGFIDSIGTEGSDRASNINEARNYGGRASLLYKPSADFNLRLSTLAQNISTDGPTSVESDSNTLKTLYGRPSFSQFVPSRRDIHYRVSNGTANWNLGAITLTSSTSYATQKQYAREDVSYNLSSVVQNVFGVPNDMFLGQELELEKFTQELRLSSNSGGAVDWLTGLYYTNEDAELTQRYHPVAQGTLTPIGSLPLLADLRLGSTYRELAVFGNATLHLGQDYDLDVGGRYSRNEQDARQLTDGILAGGIADSNADSSEGVFTYAVALKRKLGPRSAVYARAAKGFRPGGPNVLPPSAPVGTPATYASDSVMSYEAGLKTQSADGSLSVDLSAYHIKWKDIQLLAVVNGFGVNTNGTGATADGLEITAGYRPLRGLRLSANGAWNKARLDGNTPLVVGGVKGDRLPFSPKYTASLMADYRWAIGDTTPAFAGASLRRVSGQHGAFDADYRSTNGRQREIPSYNVVDAHAGVEVGAWTVEVFGKNLGNGDGKISTSARTANGNFIAPGGAVNTGVIIPRTIGFTITREY
- a CDS encoding dipeptide epimerase encodes the protein MARLKVTVKAEKLPLQKPFRISGYVFDAFEVVLVTLSDGEYRGRGEGGGVYYLGDNASAMLKVLDNAVTLIAEYPSREELRHMLPPGGARNAVDCALWELEAARIGIPVWRLAGKSAPRPLRTTFTIGADEPGAMGETARCYTQASNIKIKLTGELDLDLARVEAVRAARPDVWIGVDGNQGFQEKELDALIAGLQAQRVALLEQPLARGREADLDGLRSPIPIAGDESILSLDDVEGAVGRFDVINIKLDKCGGLTEGLMMAQEARRLGLQVMVGNMGGSSLAMAPSFVLGQECDVVDLDGPIFLARDRHPGVAYSGGKIWAGAEVWGGAST